The sequence below is a genomic window from Armatimonadota bacterium.
GACTACAAGCCCACTGATGCTAAATTGTCGGTTCGCCCTGATGTAATCATCCGCCGCACTCCAACCGGGTATGAGATAGATGTCGTCTTCAACGAGCATCTTTCGCTTGCAATAAACCCATACTACCGCCAGATATACAATGACTTGAAAAGCGGCAAAACAAAAAATATTTCGGAAGATGAAAAAAAACACATATTGGACTACGTCGAGCGTGCCGATCTTTTCATAAAAAACCTAAACCAGCGCCGAAGAACTCTTCGCAACATAACAAAGCGCATTATTGAACATCAACACGGCTTCCTCGACACCGGCTCAAAGTTATTCCTCAGGCCACTTACTCGCGTAAAGATAGCAGAAGAGCTTGGAATTCACGAATCCACAGTCAGCCGTGCAACAGCAAACAAATACGTCCAGATTCCCACCCAAGAGGTTGTGCCTTTCGACTTCTTCTTCAATTCATCCCACTCCGTCTCAGATATCATTGCCCAACTTATCGAGAATGAAGACCCTGCGCACCCCCTTAGCGACCAGGAGATCGCTCGAATACTTAATGAACGCGGTTATAATGTGGCCCGCCGCACCGTCGTCAAATACCGCGAAGCCATGAAGATATTGTCCTCTCGCCAGCGTCGCCGTTAGCCTCCTTTTGACAAGCTCCAATGGTGGAAACCCGTACCATTTTCTGGTAGAATGCATTCAAAGAATGCAATCAAAATTAGGAAATTTCCCCTAAGGAGAATATCATATGAAAATAAAAGAAGGAGATTATGTTAGGGTAATCCCGAGAGAATGTACACCAGCCGACGCTAAGAAAGGGCTATTCTACGGATACTTTGGCGGTTTGTGCGGCACAGTTGTACGTATCTACGAAGGCGATGAAGTATGCCTCAATGTCGATCTAGAAACCCTTCCACCTGATATATTAAAACGCCACATTGAAATTCAAGAATCAATAAAACGCAAGTGGCTCAATGGCCTTTCAGGTGAAGCAAGGAACCATCTAACCTCTGAGGAAAAGCATTTCGAGCTCTCCTATACCATATTAGTGAGTGCAAGCGATATCGAGAAGATCAAGAACGACAAGAAAAATGCCTCTACCGAACCAAGACCTATAGCCATTAAAAGCTCAAAGCAGTTGAACCCCCTCGTCGCAGAAAGTAAGGCACAAATTGAGCCGTCCGAAGCAACTATCGCCGAAAAGCCAACAAAAAAATCATCCACTAAAACCGAAGTCAAATCCTCCAGTTCTGCAATAAAAACATCCTCAAATGCTAAAACTGTTGAACCAAATGATAATAATGACCTTACTCCAGCCGAACTCGAGTTTCTTAAACAGCGTGAACGGGCATTAAAAAAGAAGAAATAACATGGGAGGCTTTATATGGCCATCCATGAGGAAATCAAACTGCATAAAGCGATTCTTTATGATAAACTGCCAGACAACCGCGTCAGGTGCAATGTCTGCCAGCGCCGCTGCAACATCGCCGAGGGAAAGATGGGCATCTGCTTAACGCGGATTAACAAGGGTGGCGAATTGTATTCTACAATCTACGGCATCGTTTCTTCCGCCCATGCAGACCCCATCGAGAAGAAGCCCGTCTATCACTACCTCCCTGGTAGCCTGAGTATGTCGTTTGGAAGTTTTGGATGCAATTTCCGATGTGTATTTTGTCAAAACTGGGAAATTGCTTATGCTGACGGTGTGAAGATCCCAGCAGTCGAAGGACGCTACGTGAGTCCTCAAAAAGCTGTGGACCTCGCAAAGGAGTATCGGTGCGCAAGTATATCTTGGACATACAATGAGCCAGCAATTTGGCTGGAGTACACTCTTGACTCTGCAAAGTTGGCGAAACAGAATGGCCTTCACACAATATATGTAACCAATGGCTATGCAACCCCCGAACACCTCGACATGATTGGGCCATATCTCGACGTATATCGCGTAGATATAAAAAGCTTCGATGACAATTTCTATCGAAAGCTTATAAATATACCATCTGTGCAAGGGATTCTCGACGCCACAAAGCTAGCAAAAGAGAAATGGCATATGCATATTGAGACTGTGACAAACATAATCCCAACTTGGAATGATGCGCCTGAAAACTTGCATGCAATCGCCCGATGGATAAAAGAAAATCTTGGAGAGCTAACTCCTTGGCATGTGACGCGATTCTTCCCTTGCGCAGAGCTGGTTGACGTCCCTCCTACTCCTCTGAGGACTCTGGAATTAGCACGAGACATTGGCCTCGAAGAAGGCCTGAAGTTCGTCTATATAGGAAATATTGGGGCTTCCGGCGACCCAAACACCCGCTGCCCAAACTGCGGGGCCGTAGCTGTCTCGAGATTCGGATACAGAGCGCGCGTAGAAAATGTAACCCAGGATGGCAAATGCTCAAAGTGCGGGGCAGAGCTTGGAATAGTAATCAAGGCTTAATTGGTAGCCAAACAAGAAATAGGAGGACCA
It includes:
- the amrS gene encoding AmmeMemoRadiSam system radical SAM enzyme; translation: MAIHEEIKLHKAILYDKLPDNRVRCNVCQRRCNIAEGKMGICLTRINKGGELYSTIYGIVSSAHADPIEKKPVYHYLPGSLSMSFGSFGCNFRCVFCQNWEIAYADGVKIPAVEGRYVSPQKAVDLAKEYRCASISWTYNEPAIWLEYTLDSAKLAKQNGLHTIYVTNGYATPEHLDMIGPYLDVYRVDIKSFDDNFYRKLINIPSVQGILDATKLAKEKWHMHIETVTNIIPTWNDAPENLHAIARWIKENLGELTPWHVTRFFPCAELVDVPPTPLRTLELARDIGLEEGLKFVYIGNIGASGDPNTRCPNCGAVAVSRFGYRARVENVTQDGKCSKCGAELGIVIKA